The following proteins are co-located in the Roseovarius arcticus genome:
- a CDS encoding ATP-binding cassette domain-containing protein — protein MPDSDPINVAGLNHFFGAGEARKQAIWEVNLNIVRGSLTILMGPSGSGKTTLLTLMGCLRDVQEGSVRLLGQELNGSDDAQLMLLRRRLGFIFQAHNLHESLTASQNVQMGLQVHGAGSPAAQLAATRHMLDILGLGDRMDYLPCNLSGGQKQRVAVARALVSNPEIVFADEPTAALDKESGMNVVAMLKGLGEQRKTTTVMVTHDNRILELADRIITMEEGRIIGDTQP, from the coding sequence GTGCCCGATAGCGATCCGATCAATGTGGCGGGCCTGAACCATTTCTTTGGCGCGGGCGAGGCCAGAAAGCAGGCCATCTGGGAGGTTAATCTAAACATTGTCCGCGGGAGCCTGACAATCTTGATGGGGCCATCGGGGTCTGGGAAAACAACCCTTTTGACGTTGATGGGATGCTTGCGCGACGTGCAGGAAGGCAGCGTAAGATTGCTCGGACAAGAATTAAATGGATCTGACGACGCTCAGTTGATGCTGCTCAGGCGGCGCTTAGGGTTCATCTTTCAGGCCCACAACCTGCATGAAAGTCTGACTGCATCACAGAATGTTCAAATGGGATTGCAAGTCCATGGCGCAGGCAGTCCTGCGGCTCAGCTGGCGGCCACCCGCCACATGCTGGATATTCTCGGTCTGGGCGACCGGATGGATTATTTGCCCTGCAATTTGTCTGGCGGTCAGAAACAGCGCGTCGCAGTCGCCCGCGCATTGGTGTCAAACCCCGAGATTGTCTTTGCTGATGAGCCGACTGCAGCGCTCGATAAAGAGTCTGGAATGAACGTCGTGGCAATGCTGAAGGGTCTTGGCGAGCAGCGCAAAACCACGACGGTGATGGTGACACACGACAACCGTATTCTAGAGCTAGCAGACCGGATCATCACGATGGAAGAAGGCCGCATTATTGGGGATACCCAGCCGTAG
- a CDS encoding ArsR family transcriptional regulator, with product MPDALSRRRSRPASRSADVRRRYVLKALERPRTQSELRDALGMSNSGILHLLRRLERDGLARPAERVAWTRIWEKAENRH from the coding sequence ATGCCCGATGCACTCAGCAGAAGAAGATCTCGACCAGCGAGCCGGAGTGCAGATGTGCGCAGGCGCTATGTCCTCAAGGCGCTGGAGCGGCCGCGCACGCAATCGGAACTGAGGGATGCCCTCGGCATGAGCAATAGCGGGATCTTGCACCTGTTGCGCCGACTTGAACGTGACGGCCTGGCCAGACCGGCGGAACGTGTCGCTTGGACACGGATTTGGGAAAAAGCGGAGAACCGCCATTGA
- a CDS encoding SulP family inorganic anion transporter produces the protein MKTATSQTGDKPTFAELYTPKLVTVLREGYRLTHLRADAIAGLTVAIVALPLSMAIAIASGATPAQGLYTAIIGGFFVSLLGGSRFQIGGPAGAFIVLVAATVALHGMDGLILATFLSGLMLTAAGFLRLGTFIKFIPFPVTVGFTAGIAVIIFASQIKELFGLSIDHEPGELIEKLPVLWAARDSLTPSAIGVSVSTVAIILMLRKFRPRWPGMLIAVVLAATATALLGLPIQTIGTKFGGIPSALPMPSLPAFSMDKITAVLPAAISFTLLGSIESLLSAVVADGMTGRRHRSNCELVAQGVANVGASLFGGFCVTGTIARTATNVRSGAHGPVAGILHAVFILLFMVIAAPLAAYIPLAALAGVLAIVAWNMIEGPAIAILVRSGWGEAIVLGATFFLTIFRDLTEGITVGFALGSVLFIQRMSRTTAVSTHSPFVSVDQADASRTTAPYDEESVANPDIVIYRITGALFFGATASIGSVLDRIQDNHKALIVDFSSVPFLDSTGANMIEGLAHKARKQGVALWLTGASRDIQRVFVTHGLKKPFVNYAATSDDALAAINDAPLQKPETE, from the coding sequence ATGAAAACAGCCACAAGCCAAACCGGCGATAAACCAACCTTCGCCGAGCTCTACACACCAAAGCTCGTGACTGTTCTGCGCGAGGGGTATCGTCTGACCCATCTTCGGGCCGATGCTATCGCCGGACTTACGGTCGCCATCGTCGCGCTTCCGCTATCGATGGCGATTGCCATTGCCTCCGGTGCGACGCCAGCGCAGGGGCTTTATACTGCAATCATCGGCGGCTTCTTCGTCTCGTTGCTTGGAGGGTCGCGATTTCAAATCGGCGGTCCTGCTGGTGCTTTCATTGTTCTTGTGGCGGCAACTGTGGCTCTGCACGGCATGGATGGATTGATACTTGCCACATTCCTGTCTGGTCTGATGCTAACAGCGGCCGGTTTTCTGCGCTTGGGTACCTTTATCAAATTCATCCCGTTTCCCGTTACCGTCGGGTTTACGGCCGGCATTGCTGTCATTATTTTTGCAAGCCAAATCAAAGAGCTTTTCGGGCTGTCGATTGATCATGAGCCAGGTGAGTTGATCGAGAAGCTGCCGGTGCTGTGGGCTGCTCGTGACAGTCTTACGCCGTCCGCTATCGGGGTGTCTGTTTCAACCGTCGCAATCATTCTCATGTTGCGCAAGTTTCGACCGCGTTGGCCGGGGATGCTGATCGCAGTCGTTCTCGCTGCGACAGCGACGGCGCTATTGGGTCTGCCAATCCAGACAATCGGAACGAAATTTGGCGGCATTCCGTCAGCTTTGCCGATGCCTAGCCTTCCTGCCTTTTCTATGGACAAAATCACTGCGGTTCTGCCAGCAGCCATCTCATTCACCCTCCTTGGCTCGATCGAGTCGCTGCTTTCGGCTGTCGTGGCAGATGGCATGACAGGGCGCCGACATCGGTCAAATTGCGAACTTGTTGCGCAGGGCGTTGCCAACGTCGGAGCGTCGCTTTTCGGTGGCTTCTGCGTCACTGGCACAATAGCGCGGACCGCTACAAATGTGCGCTCAGGCGCGCATGGACCCGTGGCCGGTATTCTTCATGCGGTGTTCATTCTGCTTTTCATGGTGATCGCGGCACCGCTTGCGGCCTACATTCCGCTTGCGGCACTGGCTGGCGTGCTAGCGATTGTCGCCTGGAATATGATTGAGGGACCAGCCATTGCAATTCTGGTTCGGTCGGGTTGGGGCGAGGCGATCGTATTGGGCGCCACCTTCTTTCTTACGATTTTCCGCGATCTTACCGAAGGCATTACCGTCGGCTTCGCGCTCGGCTCGGTTCTGTTCATTCAGCGCATGAGCCGCACGACGGCGGTCTCAACCCACTCGCCGTTCGTCAGCGTTGATCAGGCGGATGCGTCAAGGACTACGGCGCCTTACGACGAAGAGAGCGTCGCGAACCCTGATATAGTGATATATCGCATCACCGGCGCGCTATTCTTTGGGGCTACGGCCTCCATCGGGTCGGTGCTGGATCGCATACAGGACAACCACAAGGCTCTGATCGTTGACTTCTCGTCGGTCCCGTTTCTCGATTCTACTGGTGCAAACATGATCGAAGGGCTGGCGCACAAGGCTCGCAAGCAGGGCGTCGCGCTTTGGCTGACCGGAGCGAGCCGGGATATTCAGCGCGTTTTCGTCACACATGGTCTAAAGAAGCCTTTTGTAAACTATGCGGCGACATCCGATGATGCACTGGCCGCAATTAACGATGCCCCCCTGCAAAAACCGGAGACTGAGTGA
- a CDS encoding helix-turn-helix domain-containing protein, translated as MITSAQMRAARALLNIDQKTLAGLAGLSVPTIQRMESSSGNVRGVVDSLTKVVEALDFAGVDLISDGANSPEGGRGVRLKSKTPKP; from the coding sequence ATGATTACATCCGCCCAAATGCGTGCCGCGCGTGCACTTCTTAACATCGACCAGAAGACTTTGGCCGGTCTTGCCGGTCTGTCTGTCCCTACAATCCAGCGCATGGAGTCCAGCTCCGGCAATGTTCGCGGAGTGGTGGACAGCCTTACAAAGGTGGTCGAAGCGCTTGATTTTGCGGGGGTGGATTTGATCAGCGACGGCGCAAATAGCCCAGAAGGCGGGCGCGGCGTGCGTTTGAAATCCAAAACCCCGAAGCCCTAA
- a CDS encoding Hint domain-containing protein — protein sequence MPTHNFAGFSPSDISFLQGSRLRIDSLYDAGAALSFEIFDEDPHWSGAAHSNQETDDPTQQVTTVRDGDGNVVASGQSYLEEGYTLTDEYGSTVTIYQVMIGGTVVGYVADGPLQPGNTYTYSTSDVTPSSQPEYANLESQSYDPDPDNDILGTDDDDSLRGWSGNDYIDGGAGNDTIEGDQGNDTILGGDGDDYISLWGGADSVDGGAGSDTIQLHDNFGNDTISGGEDDDSLDLSLLSDPVTVTFSGDEAGTVTDGTDTIGFSEIETIITTDGADYVDGRESSADATILLGDGNDTAYGTFGDDSISGGDGDDFIDSWGGYDTIDGGAGNDTVLGGSEDDLVMGGDGDDSLQGWTGRDTLLGGAGNDTLESWEGDELLDGGDDADTFLITEGSGNDTIIGGEGGTDNDTIDLSGLSGPVTVTYHSSESDSGTITDGANTITFSEIEHLILTDQNDSVDGSDTYSGLHGDAPGIKVDAGGGNDTVIGGRGGDTIDGGAGQDKIDGEYGDDYLRGRAGDDTLRGGEGNDTILGDDGADSIEGGLEADALYGGEGDDTIHGGEGDDALIGDRGADLIFGGQGEDDIDGGLGNDTLEGGEGDDTLDGGSGNDSLTGGDGNDVFEMSDGNDTITDFNVGNSGTLNDGDSTNNDFIDLSGYYDHISELHADQADDQILNQSNTTDTRGRSTDYSDNDQFGSRSMRMQGASADNSSFTQENTGVVCFTSGTAIRTPTGDTLIDELAVGDLVCTMDNGPQPIRWIGKRSLNSAELAKHPRLRPILIQRGVLGVERDLLVSPQHGMLIGRETQLARAKHLAETTKGIRIANGKKRVTYIHVMFDVHQIIFAENAPSESFYPGPMGLKMMDLDVRDEIFALFPELSTDLTRDAISSIYGQTARCFVPKRDIKDCLNFAASQLAHVAPTPASATI from the coding sequence ATGCCCACACACAATTTTGCTGGCTTTTCGCCATCCGACATCTCCTTTTTGCAAGGCTCGCGGCTGCGCATCGACTCGCTCTACGACGCGGGTGCGGCCCTGAGTTTCGAGATTTTTGACGAAGACCCCCATTGGTCCGGGGCTGCGCATAGCAATCAAGAAACAGATGATCCCACACAGCAGGTGACAACAGTTCGTGACGGCGATGGCAACGTGGTCGCCAGTGGGCAGAGCTATCTGGAAGAAGGCTATACGCTTACCGACGAATATGGATCAACGGTCACGATCTATCAGGTGATGATCGGCGGGACGGTCGTTGGCTATGTCGCTGACGGGCCGCTGCAACCTGGCAATACCTACACCTATTCAACGTCTGATGTTACGCCGTCGAGCCAGCCCGAATACGCAAATCTGGAAAGCCAAAGCTACGATCCTGATCCCGATAATGATATTTTGGGTACGGATGATGATGACAGCCTGCGGGGTTGGAGCGGGAATGACTATATTGACGGCGGCGCCGGAAACGACACGATAGAGGGCGACCAAGGCAACGATACCATCCTCGGTGGCGACGGCGACGACTATATAAGCCTGTGGGGTGGCGCCGATAGCGTCGACGGCGGCGCAGGCAGCGATACTATCCAGCTCCACGACAACTTTGGCAACGATACGATAAGCGGCGGTGAGGACGACGATAGTCTGGATCTGAGCCTGCTTTCGGACCCTGTGACTGTTACCTTTAGCGGGGACGAGGCCGGTACGGTCACCGACGGCACCGACACAATCGGGTTTTCCGAAATCGAGACGATCATCACCACCGACGGGGCGGATTATGTCGATGGGCGGGAAAGCTCGGCCGACGCTACTATTCTTCTTGGCGATGGCAACGACACGGCCTACGGAACGTTCGGCGACGACAGCATTTCCGGCGGGGATGGTGACGATTTCATCGACAGTTGGGGTGGCTACGACACGATTGACGGCGGGGCCGGCAACGACACTGTTTTGGGCGGCAGTGAGGACGATCTGGTCATGGGCGGCGACGGCGATGACTCGCTACAAGGCTGGACCGGACGCGATACGCTTCTTGGCGGCGCCGGGAACGACACGCTGGAATCGTGGGAGGGCGACGAGCTACTTGATGGCGGTGACGACGCCGATACCTTTCTTATCACCGAAGGGTCTGGCAACGATACGATCATCGGCGGCGAGGGCGGCACTGACAATGACACCATCGATTTGTCCGGCCTCTCCGGCCCCGTAACCGTCACCTACCACAGCAGCGAATCCGATTCAGGCACAATCACTGACGGCGCCAACACGATAACCTTCTCAGAGATTGAGCATTTGATCCTCACGGATCAGAATGACAGTGTCGACGGCTCAGATACCTACTCAGGCTTACACGGAGACGCGCCTGGGATTAAAGTCGACGCTGGCGGCGGCAACGATACAGTTATCGGCGGGCGCGGCGGCGATACAATCGACGGCGGCGCAGGTCAGGATAAGATTGATGGTGAATACGGCGACGACTACCTGCGGGGGCGCGCGGGCGACGACACGCTAAGGGGCGGCGAAGGCAACGACACTATCCTCGGTGACGACGGCGCAGATTCAATCGAAGGCGGGCTTGAGGCCGACGCCCTGTATGGCGGTGAGGGGGACGATACAATCCACGGCGGTGAGGGCGATGATGCTCTTATCGGGGATCGCGGCGCAGATTTAATATTTGGCGGTCAGGGCGAGGACGACATTGATGGCGGCCTGGGCAACGACACGCTGGAGGGCGGCGAAGGCGACGACACGCTTGATGGTGGGTCCGGTAATGACAGCCTGACAGGTGGTGACGGCAACGACGTCTTTGAGATGTCGGATGGCAACGACACAATCACGGATTTCAACGTAGGCAATTCTGGCACGCTGAATGACGGTGACAGCACAAATAATGACTTCATCGATCTGAGTGGATATTACGACCACATATCTGAACTTCACGCCGATCAGGCCGACGACCAGATCCTAAACCAATCGAACACTACGGATACCAGAGGGCGAAGCACTGATTATTCCGACAACGATCAGTTCGGCAGCCGTTCTATGCGGATGCAGGGCGCGTCTGCCGACAACTCCAGCTTTACTCAGGAAAACACGGGTGTTGTATGCTTCACTTCGGGCACCGCTATTCGCACGCCAACCGGTGACACGTTGATTGATGAACTCGCCGTTGGCGATCTGGTCTGCACCATGGATAACGGCCCTCAACCAATCCGCTGGATCGGCAAACGCAGTTTGAACAGCGCCGAACTTGCCAAGCACCCGCGCCTGCGTCCGATCCTGATCCAGCGCGGCGTCTTGGGCGTTGAGCGGGATCTGTTGGTCTCCCCCCAGCACGGAATGCTGATTGGCCGTGAAACTCAATTGGCTCGGGCCAAGCACTTGGCCGAAACAACGAAGGGTATTCGTATTGCGAACGGTAAAAAAAGGGTGACCTACATCCATGTGATGTTCGACGTTCACCAGATCATCTTTGCAGAGAACGCGCCCTCCGAGAGCTTTTACCCAGGTCCGATGGGGCTCAAGATGATGGATTTAGATGTGCGCGATGAGATATTCGCCCTGTTCCCCGAACTTTCCACAGACCTGACCCGAGACGCAATCAGTTCCATCTACGGACAAACTGCACGGTGCTTTGTGCCCAAGCGCGATATAAAGGACTGTCTCAACTTCGCGGCAAGCCAACTAGCTCACGTCGCTCCGACACCAGCGAGTGCAACTATATAG
- the sfsA gene encoding DNA/RNA nuclease SfsA, with protein sequence MRFQTPLLRAVLIRRYKRFLADIRLEDGSERTAHCANPGKMTGLAEPGTPIWVEPNDDPRKKLRYGWRLVELPGGYLACVDTGAANRVIGEALSAGAIPDLAAYNTIRPEQRYGERSRIDFLLQEPGLPDAYVEVKSVTLNRQTGLAEFPDTPTARGARHLADLADVARTGSRAVLLYLVQRSDCGRTGVAADIDPAYAAALVSARAAGVEVLAYAAHLDTTSITLGPALPVA encoded by the coding sequence ATGCGGTTTCAAACCCCCCTTTTGCGCGCCGTGCTGATCCGGCGGTACAAGCGCTTTCTGGCCGACATCCGGCTGGAGGACGGCAGCGAGCGGACCGCGCATTGCGCCAACCCCGGCAAAATGACCGGGCTGGCCGAGCCGGGCACGCCCATTTGGGTGGAGCCTAACGACGATCCGCGCAAGAAGCTGCGCTATGGCTGGCGGTTGGTCGAATTGCCGGGCGGGTATCTCGCCTGTGTCGATACCGGCGCGGCCAACCGGGTGATCGGCGAGGCGCTGAGCGCGGGCGCCATTCCAGACCTCGCGGCCTATAACACGATCCGCCCAGAGCAGCGGTACGGCGAGCGCAGCCGCATCGACTTTCTATTGCAAGAGCCGGGGCTGCCAGATGCCTATGTCGAGGTGAAGTCGGTCACACTTAACCGTCAAACCGGCCTTGCCGAATTTCCGGACACTCCGACCGCGCGCGGCGCGCGTCATCTGGCGGATCTGGCCGATGTCGCGCGCACAGGCAGCCGCGCCGTCCTGTTATACTTGGTTCAACGCAGCGATTGCGGGCGCACAGGCGTTGCCGCCGATATCGACCCGGCCTATGCGGCCGCACTCGTGTCTGCCCGCGCCGCCGGGGTCGAGGTGCTGGCCTATGCCGCACATCTGGACACGACCAGCATTACACTAGGCCCGGCGCTGCCAGTCGCGTAA
- a CDS encoding competence/damage-inducible protein A: MPNPTAAMLVIGDEILSGRTHDSNTHHLAGALTAAGIDLREGRVVSDDADAIIAAVQALSGTWDHVFTSGGIGPTHDDITADAVARAMGRSIDVRQDARAILVEHYKKSGTELNDARLRMARIPEGATLIENPISAAPGFIIGNVHVMAGVPSIFKAMVASVIPTLTGGAPLLSRNMDVQRGEGDIAAPLAELAARFQQLTFGSYPFQRNGVYGTNIVARGQDGAMLDAAEAEMADLFG; encoded by the coding sequence ATGCCAAACCCAACCGCCGCGATGCTGGTCATCGGAGACGAAATCCTGTCGGGCCGCACCCATGACAGTAACACGCATCATCTGGCAGGTGCCCTGACCGCCGCCGGAATCGACCTGCGCGAGGGGCGCGTGGTCAGTGATGATGCGGACGCGATCATCGCGGCTGTGCAGGCACTTAGCGGCACATGGGATCATGTGTTTACCTCAGGCGGGATCGGGCCGACGCATGACGACATCACCGCAGATGCCGTCGCCCGCGCGATGGGACGCAGCATCGACGTGCGGCAGGACGCGCGCGCCATTCTTGTAGAGCATTACAAGAAGTCTGGGACCGAGTTGAACGACGCGCGCCTGCGCATGGCCCGCATCCCCGAGGGGGCGACCCTGATCGAAAATCCTATCAGCGCCGCGCCCGGATTTATCATAGGGAATGTGCATGTGATGGCGGGCGTGCCCAGCATATTCAAGGCAATGGTCGCCTCGGTCATTCCTACGCTTACGGGCGGCGCGCCGCTACTGTCGCGCAACATGGACGTTCAGCGGGGCGAGGGCGACATCGCCGCGCCCTTGGCCGAATTGGCGGCGCGGTTTCAGCAACTCACCTTCGGGTCCTACCCGTTTCAGCGCAATGGGGTTTATGGCACGAACATCGTCGCGCGCGGTCAGGATGGCGCCATGCTGGATGCCGCAGAGGCTGAGATGGCGGACCTGTTTGGATGA
- a CDS encoding GNAT family N-acetyltransferase codes for MIATPLPDARALYDVVGVTWPAFACTRAGPWTLRDGRGGGKRTSAATAEASAQPSDLPTAEAAMRALGEVPRFMIRGGDEALDALLEAAGYTIVDPVNMYVAALEGLDMAPPAPTASFHLWEPLAIQREIWADGGIGPERIAVMMRAAGPKTALLGRDAGHAAATAFAAIHAGIAMVHALEVLPDHRRRGIARTLMAEAAIWARGQGARYLAVICTAGNTGANALYTGMGMTMIGRYHYRQHPQGDA; via the coding sequence ATGATCGCTACCCCGCTGCCAGACGCGCGCGCACTCTATGATGTCGTCGGCGTTACGTGGCCTGCGTTTGCCTGCACGCGCGCCGGTCCTTGGACCTTGCGCGACGGGCGCGGCGGGGGCAAACGGACGTCGGCTGCGACCGCAGAGGCGTCAGCCCAGCCCAGCGATTTGCCCACAGCAGAGGCTGCGATGCGCGCGCTGGGCGAGGTGCCCCGGTTTATGATCCGCGGCGGTGACGAGGCGCTTGATGCCCTGCTCGAGGCTGCAGGCTATACTATCGTCGATCCCGTCAACATGTACGTCGCTGCGCTGGAGGGGCTGGACATGGCACCGCCCGCACCCACCGCCAGCTTTCATTTGTGGGAGCCGTTGGCGATCCAGCGCGAGATCTGGGCAGATGGCGGCATCGGGCCAGAACGGATTGCAGTTATGATGCGCGCGGCCGGCCCCAAGACCGCGCTGCTTGGCCGCGACGCAGGGCACGCAGCGGCCACGGCATTTGCTGCTATACATGCGGGCATCGCCATGGTGCACGCGCTGGAGGTGCTGCCAGATCACCGGCGGCGCGGCATTGCGCGAACCCTGATGGCCGAGGCGGCTATTTGGGCGCGCGGGCAGGGCGCACGGTATCTGGCTGTGATTTGTACGGCGGGCAACACGGGCGCCAACGCGCTTTATACTGGGATGGGGATGACCATGATCGGTCGCTATCATTATCGCCAACATCCGCAAGGGGATGCATGA
- a CDS encoding OmpA family protein: MRARLFLPLVALGLWPSLAAAVDLSLPPGAVMAREQRDDAGSYALPIGPWANGAVPVHEVLGGVTRQAWRLGGASATTLQMMDTLEAQLVAAGYGTMFRCDDAQCGGFDFRFAIPVLPPPEMFVDLFDYRFLAAGLGEGADASHITLLVSRSGAAIYLQITQIVPGPAGAVPPAVGKPAVLAQPNVGGADVSIASLKAGGRAVLADLDFGTGAAALGAGPFASLAALAEYLKADPTRRIALVGHTDTVGDYDGNLALSRRRARAVMERLAKEYGVPAAQMEAEGIAYLAPRASNTGRAGRETNRRVEAVLLSGD; this comes from the coding sequence ATGCGCGCGCGCCTGTTTCTACCGTTGGTGGCGCTTGGTCTTTGGCCCAGTTTGGCAGCGGCGGTCGATCTGTCCTTGCCGCCGGGCGCCGTAATGGCGCGCGAGCAGCGCGATGACGCGGGCAGTTATGCGCTACCCATTGGGCCATGGGCGAATGGCGCAGTGCCGGTGCACGAGGTTCTAGGCGGTGTCACGCGGCAAGCGTGGCGGCTGGGCGGTGCGTCCGCCACCACGCTACAGATGATGGATACGCTTGAGGCGCAGTTGGTGGCTGCGGGATATGGCACGATGTTTCGCTGTGATGATGCGCAATGCGGAGGCTTCGACTTTCGGTTTGCGATTCCGGTGCTGCCGCCGCCCGAAATGTTTGTGGATCTGTTCGACTACCGCTTTTTGGCGGCCGGACTGGGTGAGGGCGCGGATGCAAGCCACATCACCTTGCTGGTCAGCCGGTCTGGGGCGGCGATCTATCTACAGATAACGCAGATCGTTCCGGGCCCTGCAGGGGCGGTACCGCCGGCGGTGGGCAAACCTGCGGTCTTGGCGCAGCCGAATGTCGGCGGTGCGGATGTCTCAATCGCATCGCTGAAGGCGGGCGGGCGCGCGGTTTTGGCGGATCTGGATTTCGGCACGGGCGCGGCGGCGCTCGGCGCGGGCCCGTTCGCCTCCCTTGCTGCGCTTGCGGAATATCTGAAGGCGGATCCAACTCGGCGCATCGCGCTGGTTGGCCATACTGATACCGTCGGCGACTATGACGGCAACCTCGCCCTGTCACGCCGCCGCGCCCGCGCAGTAATGGAGCGTTTGGCCAAGGAATACGGCGTCCCCGCCGCCCAGATGGAGGCCGAAGGCATCGCCTATCTGGCCCCCCGCGCGTCCAACACAGGGCGCGCCGGCCGCGAGACCAACCGCCGCGTCGAGGCTGTGCTGCTAAGCGGAGATTGA
- the map gene encoding type I methionyl aminopeptidase, with product MQHHHSGRTTRDGIRIHEAADFAGMHKAGALAARILDDIAPHVAVGQTTGALDAMIEGMVADAGATSATIGYKGYQHASCISVNHVVCHGIPGSPIPKLNTVSRDLEKRRKDDTLKDGDILNIDVTVIVDGWFGDTSRMYVAGKAKPFAERLIQVTHDALMKGIEAVRPGNTFGDIGHAIQAYAEAHQTSVVRDFCGHGLGQVFHSPPNVLHFGRPGSGSKLEEGMFFTIEPMINLGRANTEVLADDWTAVTVDKSLSAQFEHSIGVTADGAEIFTLSPGGLFHPTSG from the coding sequence ATGCAACACCACCATAGCGGACGCACCACACGCGACGGCATCCGCATCCACGAGGCGGCTGATTTTGCGGGTATGCACAAGGCCGGCGCACTGGCGGCGCGGATTTTGGACGATATCGCGCCGCACGTCGCGGTGGGCCAGACAACCGGCGCGCTGGATGCGATGATCGAGGGCATGGTGGCTGACGCTGGCGCGACCTCGGCCACAATCGGCTACAAAGGCTACCAACACGCCAGTTGCATTAGCGTAAATCACGTTGTTTGCCACGGAATTCCCGGCAGTCCGATCCCCAAGCTGAACACCGTCAGCCGTGATCTGGAAAAGCGGCGCAAGGATGACACGCTGAAGGATGGCGATATCCTGAACATCGACGTCACCGTGATCGTCGACGGCTGGTTCGGCGACACCAGCCGCATGTATGTCGCAGGCAAGGCCAAACCGTTCGCCGAGCGGCTGATCCAAGTAACACATGACGCCCTGATGAAGGGGATCGAGGCTGTGCGCCCCGGCAATACCTTTGGCGATATCGGCCACGCCATTCAGGCCTATGCCGAGGCGCATCAGACCTCCGTAGTGCGCGATTTTTGCGGCCATGGGCTGGGGCAGGTGTTTCATTCGCCGCCCAATGTGCTGCATTTTGGGCGGCCCGGATCCGGGTCAAAGCTGGAAGAAGGCATGTTCTTTACCATCGAGCCGATGATTAATCTGGGCCGCGCCAACACCGAGGTGCTGGCTGACGACTGGACCGCTGTGACGGTCGACAAATCGCTATCGGCGCAGTTCGAGCACTCAATCGGCGTGACGGCGGACGGGGCCGAGATCTTCACCCTGTCGCCCGGCGGGCTGTTTCATCCGACATCGGGCTGA